The genomic window CGGGCATTTGAGCGGTCGCGTCGGCAACCGCGAGCGCTTGCATCGTGGTACCGGCCACGACCGGGTCGCAGTCGGAGGCAAACAGGGGAGTGATATCAACGGGGGAGGAAGTCATTGAGATTTGAGATTTGAGATTTGAGATTTGAGATGTTAGTACAGCCGCTCGGCCATGCCGTGGCTGTCGATTTGCCAGGGGGTCCAGACCAGTTCCACGGTTTGGGTTTTCAGATCGCTTTTGCGGGGCGCTACGACGGTGGTGTCCAGTTCCAGGTTCTGCACGTCGAATTTTTCCCCCAGGGCTTCGATTTCGGTTCGTAGTTCGTTGTCCAGATCGGCATAGTCGGCGTGCAGTTCGGCGAGTGCTTTTTCGGCGCGGGCGATGTCGCCATGCTGCTGGGCCGCTCGGGTGGCTCCGCGGACGGTGGTCGAGGTGCGGCGAGAAATCTTGTTGCCCATGAAGGCGTTGAACAGAGTGGATACAAAGGAGATGCCCGAAGACACCGAAGCCTGTTTGAATTGATCTTTTTCTCGCGAGACTCTGGCTTCGGCGGTGCGGATGCGTTTTTCCACCGCCGCCAGTTTCTTGGCATAGCGGCTGCGCAGCTTTTCGGTTTCGCGGTCGCGAGCTTCGTGGGCGGCTTGTCTAAGCGAGATCCTGGCTTCGCCTTCGCTCGTGCCAGGCGGTGCGTATTCACTCAGCAGCGGGCTTTTGTACAACGTCATGGCATGGTGCCGATAGAAATAATCTTTCAGCTGTTTCGTCCAGGTTTTGTAGTTCGCCGCGTTGCACATGTCATCCGGCAGCGGATAGAACGCAAACGCTTCGTCGGCCTGATCTTCAAATTCGATGTCGCCGCTGACCGTTTCGCTGTGTTCCCACAAATCCTCCGGCACGCCGCTGCCGCAGCGGAGCAGGCGTTGGCCGTCGACCCAGCGGTCCAGGTCGGCGCTGACGCGAATGAAATGCATGGTTCCCAAACCCAGCAAAGCGGGGCGATAGACCAATTTCGTGTCTTGTTTAATCGCCAGCGTGGGGACGATGAAACGTTCCTCGATGCCGGCGGGAACCAGCGGCCGCGAGGGTTCGAGGTTGTTGGTTGAAACGCCGGATTCCGGTTCGGCCGCGCTGTGGGCCCCCGCGGCCGCCTTGCGATCGGCCATCAGGGTGTTGATCTGGTCGCGTGCTAAGGGGCCGGCCAAATACGACATCGCCCAGCGGGTTTGAAAGACCGAGGGCCCTTGGTCGTGGACGTTGTTCATCAGGAACACGCGTTTGCCAAGCGCCGCCAGCAGCTGTTCCATTTGAGCTTTGTTGAAGGGCTGGCCGGTTTGAATCGCGGCGCCTTCCAAGCCATCAAGCACGCGAGCCTTGTCGCGTTCGGTTTGCAATCGCCCCAGGAACCAGGTGCCGATGTTCGACAAACCTTTGTAGTCCAAGTCGACCGGATTTTGGGTGGCCAGCATCACGCCCAGGCCGAAGGCGCGAGCTTGTTTCAGCAGCGTCAGCATCGGTGGTTTGGAGGGCGGTTTGGCCACAGGGGGGAAATAGCCGAATACTTCGTCCATGTAAAACAACGCCCGTAGCGAACTGGTGCCGCTCTGCGTTCGCATCCAAGCCACCAGCTCATTCAACAGAATCGTGACAAAGAACATGCGTTCGCTGTCTGACAAATGGGCGATCGAGAGGATGGTCACGCGAGGCTTGCCCTCGGGCGTGTACAGCAGCCGCTGAATCGACAATGGTTCGCCGTCCAGCCAACTGCTGAAGGCCGGCGAAGCCAGCAAGTTGTTCAGCTGCATGGCCAGTTTGCTACGATCCGAAGGCGACATGAACGAATCCAGGTCCATCACGCCAACTCGCTGCATCGGGGGCGATTGGATCAAGCCGATCAAGTCGCCCACCGAGACGTTTTTGCCCTCGCGCCAGCAGTGGTCGAAAATCGAGGACACCAAAATATGTTCGGGGGACCGCAGCGGGTCCGCGTCGATGCCCAGCAGGGTCAACAGGCCGGAGGTGGCGCCGGTCACGCGTTCCCGCATGGCATCGCTGTCGTCGAGCAATTCGGCCGGCGGAGCGTCGAAGCTGGTTAGCATCGACAGTTGCAGGCCGGTGTTGCTGCCGGGTGTGTAGATGGAAAACTCGGCCGACTGTTTGTATTTGCGAATCCGATCCGGGGTCTGCCCCCACGACGCCAAGCCTTGTTTCCAGGTCTTGGCGGTTTGTCCGGCCAATTGATCCAGCGTGACGCCCTTGCGCATCGCTTCGCCGGATTCCAACCATGGTTTGAAATCGCCGGGATCCAGATCGGGAAAGGCTAAAAGCAGGTTGGCCAGGTCGCCCTTGGGGTCCAGGCAGATGGCCGGAATGCCGTCGATCGCGGCTTCTTCGAGCAGCGACAAACACAGCCCGGTCTTGCCGCTGCCGGTCATGCCCACGCACATCGCATGGGTGCACAGGTCTTTGGAGTCGTACATCTCCAGCTCGTCCAGCAACTTACCTGCCCGCAGGTCGTATTTGCGCCCCAGGTAAAACGCGCCCAATTTCTCAAATTCGTCGACCGAGGGGATCATGGTTCTGGAGAAGCTGTGGGGAGACGTGCGGACAGCGAGCCACCCGGTGGCGCTCATCAAAATGCGTTCGTTAGGGTAACGGATTGCGGGGTACGACTGAACGGGGTGCCGCGGGGTGGCAAACTTGTCGCCTTGGGGTGCCGGCCTAATAATTGGAACGAGTTCAGACTGCACAGGGAACGATCACTCCTCGACTACTCCTCGACCGCGATTGCGAAAGGTTTGCTTTGCGTATATTCACACCGACGACGCTGGCCTGCTGGGGGGGCACCGGGCTGTTGTGGCTGATTCTGGCGGCTGATTGGGCAACGGTGTCCGCAGCGGAGCCCGCTTCTGCGGTCGTTCAGCACGATATTACGTATGCCCAAGCCGATGGGGAGTCGCTCCGCTGCGACATCTACCAGCCCGCTGACGATGGCGGCGACAGCGTGCCTGTGGTACTGATCATCCACGGCGGAGCCTGGCGCGCGGGAGACAAGTGGATGAGCGTGGCGTATGCAGAGGACTTGGCGAAACGAGGCATCGCGGCAGTGGCGATCAACTACCGCTTGGCGCCCGAGCATCCGTTTCCCGCTCAGGTCGACGACGTCCGCGAAGCCTTGATCTGGATTGCTGAGCATGCGCGGCAGTACGGCTGGGATCGACAACGCATCGGCGTGTTCGGCTATTCCGCCGGGGCTCATCTGGCTTGCATGATGGGGACCTTGGCGGACGAATCGGCGGCCACTCAGCGTGCGGCCAGCGACTGGCCGGCCAGCGATCCGCGTTGGAAAAATATTCCTTCCATCCAGGCCGTCGCCGCCGGTGGGGCGCCCTGTGAGTTCCGCACGTTGCCGAAACACAATTCGGCACTGGCTTATTTTCTGGGAGGCACGCGGGCCGAACACCCGGCGACGTATCATGCGGCTTCGCCCACCGCGCATGGTTCGGCCGGCGATGTGCCCACCCTGTTCTTCCACGGCAGCGGCGATTTGATCGTGCCATTGGCTTCGGCTCGCAGTCTGTTCGAAAAACAGTGCTCAGCCGGCGTCTGCAGCGAATTTCTGACCATCGATGGGCAAGGGCATTTGATGACCTACATCCACGAGCGCTCGCGGCGAGCGGTCATGGGGTTTATGGAGCACCATCTAGGAAGATAACACGGTCATCAGGGTGCTGATGCTGTTCAGCACAAAGTGGACGGTGATGCTGGCCCACAGCCGCCCGGTGATGCGGTAAAGGTAGCCCAGTCCCAACGCCAGGAAGAACAACGCGATCGGCGCGGCACCCTGACCGATGTGCACCAGAGCAAACAGCAGGCTGGATAAGAAAATGGGCCACCAAGGCCAAGCCGCGATTTGCTCGCTTTCGACCCAGTCGGGCTGCGGAGTGGCCGGCGTGTCGACGGGCATTGGGGAGGGCGCTGCCAAGCGTTGGAACCATCCCTGCAGGACGCCTCGAAAGAAGAACTCTTCAACCAATGGGGCCACCATGGTGGATGTGAAGGCCATTGCGCACAGCACCCAAACCGGCGGGCTCTCACGGATGATGTTTAGCACCGCGTGTTCATAGGGTACCAACTGGGCTAACGCCGCTTGGATACCAAACACCAACGGCAGCAGCATGCACGATGCGACCAACCCCAGGGCGATATCCCGCCAGCGCGGCAGCCAACCAAAACGCCGCACAATCTGGTCGTCTTGGAAAAACAACAAAGCCAACACCAACACGATGGTCAGCACGCGGGCCACGCCATCGACAGCGATCAGCAACCCCATGCGTTGAGGATTGCTGTCCGGCACCGCGGCAGTCTCGCCTTCCTGATCGTTATCCTCGGCCTCGCTTTCAACCTCTCCCTGCTGCTCCTGCTCGTCCTCCGTTCCTGTCTCTATCTCTGTCCCTGTCTCCGTCTCCGTCTCCGACACACTGCCGGGGTCCACGGTAGCGACTTCGGTAACGGATTCGCCAAGTCCCAAGTCGAATCCGGCTTGCCTCAGGGCGACTCCGGCCATGGCGGTCAACAGGATGTAGACGCCCAGGCACAGCAGGACTTCGGGGAATCCCCAGTTAGCGGGCAGTCGAGCTTCGGGCACGTACAGCGGCAGTCGATGCCATAGCCGGTGCAGCGTCCAGCCCCAGGCCACCAGCCCGCCGGCGCAGAGGCTGAGCACAAAGGCGAAGATCATCCCGACACCGATATCCGTCATCCGAGCTAACTACTGTGCCGATTGATCGGTATTCATGATGCGAGCGGCTGCGACCACATAGTCGAAACCGGAGTAAACGGTCAGGGCCACGGCTCCCCAGATGGAACCGAGCCGCAGCCATTGCAGCCAATCGGCCGGTTCGGTCTGCATCAAGCAGAGCAATACGGCACCGACGGCCACACACTGCAGGACCATTTTCCATTTGCCCAGCTGGCTGGCCGAAAAATCGCCGCCGCCGCCTTCGATCAGGCCCCGCAAGCTGGTCACCAGCAGTTCGCGGGCGACGACCACGATGGCCATCCAAGCCGCGATTCCCGACCCGGCAATTTCGACCAGGGCGATGAAGGCTCCGCAGATCACGATTTTATCGACGAAGGGATCAAAGATGCGGCCCAGCTTGGTGACTTGTCCGTATCGTCTGGCGTAGAAACCGTCGACCCAATCGGTCGAAGCGGCGACGACAAAGGCGATAAAGGCCCAGCCGTACCAGTGCATGGCGATCAACGCGATGACGGCGATCGCCAGCACCAAACGAATGGAGGTCAGTAGATTGGGGACATTCCAGGGGGAAGCCGTGGCGGTAGCGGGAGCGGTAGTCATCGGGTTGTTGTTCTCTTGCTCCATTCGATTTCACTCAGCTAGCCGGCGCGAGAGGGACGGCCACCAGGTCGTACCCCTGTGAGGCGACCAGTTCGCAGGGCACCATCTGTCCGGCAGCCAGCGGTTGGTCGGGATCTTCGGTGATATAAACCAGCCCATCGATGTCGGGCGCGTCGCTGTAGGTGCGTCCCAGCCAGACGCCCGGTTGCTCGGGCAGTGGGCTGTCGATCAATACGTCTTCGACCGAGCCGACGCGTTTTTGATTCCACTTAAAAGCGATCGGCTGCTGGATAGCCATCAGCTGTTCGCGGCGTTCGGCGGCGATTCGCGGATCGACTCGGTTAGGCAATTTGGCGGCCGGCGTGCCTTCTTCGATGGAATACGTGAATACGCCCAGGTGTTCAAACCGCTGCTGTTCGACAAATTCGGCCAGTTGAGCGAAATCGGCATCGGTCTCGCCGGGAAAGCCGGTGATAAAGGTGGTTCGCAGCACCAGGTTATCGATCTTTTCTCGCAACCGGCCGAGGATGTCGCCCATACCTTGGCGATTGACACGCCGCGCCATCCGCTTGAGCATCCCGTCGCTGCCGTGTTGCAGCGGGATGTCGATATAGGGCAGGATTTTGTCGGCCGATGCGATCGTGTCGATCAGGCGATCGTCGATGTACATCGGGTAGAAGTACATCAGGCGGATCCAGTCCAGCCCGTCGACTTTATCGAGTTGTTCCAGCAGTTCGGTCAACTGCGGTCGGCCGTACAGATCCATGCCGTAGTACGTGGTGTCTTGAGCGACGACGACCATTTCGCGAACGCCCGAATCGGCCAGCCGCCGTGCTTCCTCGACGATCGTCTCCATCGGCTTGCTGGCGTGCTTGCCACGCATTTTCGGAATCGCACAAAACGTGCACAGCCGATCGCAACCTTCGGAGATTTTAAGATAGGCAAAATGGCGAGGGGTGACGGCCACGCGGTGCGAATCGGGCAGGGCTCGCACCGGAGCTGGCCGGAACACAGTCCGCTGTTCGCTGATCCCCCCGGACAAGCGGTCGGCCACGGCGACGATTTCGTCCCGGCCAAACACGCCCACCAAAGCGTCAATGTCTGGACGTGCCGTCAGCAGATCGTCGCGTTGGCGTTCGGCCAGACAACCGGTCACGATTACGCCGCGGATTTTGCCGTCGCGTTTCAGCTCCAGCATCTCGTCGATCGCCCCCAGGGACTCCGCTCGAGCCGAATCGATGAACCCACATGTATTGATAACCACAAAATCGGCACCCTCGGTGTCGGCGATCATGCGGTAGCCGTCCTGGTTCAGGTGACCGAGCATTTGTTCGGTGTCGACCAGGTTTTTGGGGCATCCCAAACTAATCACCGCATAGTTGCCACGCGCACCATCGGTGGCATCTTGAGGAGCGGGGCTGGGAGCCTGCGTGTCGGTGACAATCGGTAGCTGCATCGGAAGGCATGGCCTGGGAGGATGGATTGGGAATCTTAAAAGGTAACCGAGAGCCGCGAAATCAGCTAGGCTCCACTTTTCCGCCCCTCTCTCGCGCCTCTGTCCCAGAGCCCGACGCGCTGCCGAGCGCGCGCCGTATTTTCCGGCCGCAGCCTTGTTTCGGTCTTCTTCCCGCAGGCCCGGGCCGCTATTTTTCGCTAATATGTCGTCCCCAGCAACGAATTCCATACGTTTTCGGGTCCCTCGCTCATGACCAGCTCCACCGCCGCACAACGTGTCCAAGATCTGCGGGAACAAATCCGCACCCACGACCGGCTGTATTACGTCGAGGCCCAGCCGCAGATCACGGACCTGGAATACGACCGTTTGCTGGCCGAATTGAAGCAGTTGGAGACCGAGCACCCGGAATTGGCTAGCCCCGACAGCCCGACTCGCCGCGTTGGCGACGCTCCGGTCCCCCATTTGGAGCAGGTCGCCCACCGACTACCGATGCTGTCGATCGACAACACCTACAGCCTGGAAGAGCTGGCGGCGTATTTTGAACGAGCGGCGAAACTGCTGCCCGACGAGACGATCGAGTGGGTGATGGAGTACAAAATCGATGGCGTGGCAGCCTCGATTATCTATGAAGACGGTTTGCTGGTGCGGGCCCTCACCCGCGGCAACGGCAAGGTCGGCGACGACATCACGCACAATATCCGCACCGTCGGCGGGGTCCCGCTGCGGCTCAGCGGGGACCAAGTGCCGACTGTGCTGGAAGTCCGCGGCGAGGTCTACATGACCAACGACGACCTGGTGGAATTAAATCTGCGGCAAGCCGCGGCCGGATTGCCGGCCTACAAAAACACTCGCAACGTTACCGCCGGAACGATCCGGCTGCTCGATTCGCGAATCGCGGCCGAGCGGCGGTTGCGATTTTTCTGCCACGGGGTCGGTTATGCCGAAGGGTTGCAGGCCACCGACCACGTCAGCTTCTTGCACGAGGTCGGACTGCTGGGCTTGCCGCCGACGCCCAACGTGCGACGCCTGGCAAACTCCGCCGAAGCGATGCAGGCTGCGCAGTCGTTGGAAGAAGACATGCCGACGATCGATTTCGAAGTCGACGGCATCGTGTTTAAGGTGAACAACTTTGTCCAACGCGAAGCCCTGGGCAGCACTTCCAAAAGTCCCCGCTGGTTGATCGCTTACAAACGCGAACGTTACGAAGCGACCACGGTGCTGGAACGGATCGAAGTTCAAGTCGGCAAGACGGGCGCGATCACTCCGGTCGCGTATCTGCAACCGGTCGACATCGCCGATACAACGGTCAGTCGCGCCTCGTTGCACAACGCCGACGAAATCGAGCGGCTGGACGTCCGCGAGGGCGATACGGTGGTCGTCGAAAAAGCCGGCAAGATCATCCCCAAGGTGGTTCGCGTGGAAAAACATCTGCGCGATCAGCCGCTGCAGCCCTTTGTGTTTCCCACTGCATGTCCCGAATGCAACACCACGCTGCAGCGCGATGAAGGCGGCGTTGCGATCCGCTGTCCCAACCCTTCCTGTCCCGCTCAATTGCGGCAACGCATCGCGTTTTTTGCCAGCCGCACCGGCATGGACATCGACGGCTTGGGCGAAAAACTGATCGACCAATTGGTCAGCAAAGGCATCGTGCGGCATTATCACGATCTGTACGGGATGCAGGCCGAAGAATTCATCGCGCATTTGGATAAGGTCAAAACCCGTAAGGCCAGCAGTCTGGTCAACGCCATCGAAGCCACTCGCGACCGGGGCTTGGCCCGCGTACTGACGGCCGTGGCGATTCGTCACGTCGGTCCCCGCGCGGCCTATCGTTTGACCCAGGCCTATCCCAGTTTGGAAGCGCTCCGCGAAGCGAGTGAAGAACAGTTGGCCGCCATCGATGAGGTCGGCCCGGTGATCGCCAAGAGTGTCCGCGACTACTTACACAGCGATTACGGTCGCGCCACGTTGGATGGCTTGCAGCAAGCCGGCGTGCGGATGACCGAAGAGGTTGCCGACACCAGTGATCTTCCGCTGCAAGGCAAAACGTTCGTGGTTACCGGCACGCTGCAGCGTTACAAACGGGACGAGATCAAACAGCGAATCGAAGCTTTGGGCGGACGGGCATCGGGCAGTGTCAGCAGCAATACCGACTATCTAATCGCCGGCGCCAAAGCCGGCAGCAAAAAAGCCAAAGCCGAAAAGCTGAACGTGCCCGTGATCGACGAAGATCAATTCGACGAACTCTGCCAGTAGGCAAGGTCGTTGTTCGCTCCGCCATGGTCGTTGTTCGCTCCGCGAACAGAATGTTCAGATGGTCGTTGTTCGCTCCGCGAACAGAATGTTTAAGACGTTGCGTTCGCGGAGCGAACGACGACCATGGACCTAGCGTTTCAAATGCTTGTCCAGAAACTCGAAGGTGCCGACTCCGTGGATCATGTGCGGTCCGACGAACGTTTCCAGTTCACAACGTTCGGGGATGCCCAACCGAGCCGCATAGAGATGCCGGACTTTGGCGAATTCATAGGCTACGTCCTGGTCCGAGCCGACGCCGTCAAAATGGCCTCGTTCGACCATAAACGGTCGCGGAGCGATCAACGCCGCCATTTCGGCGTAATTAAATGTGCTGCCCAGATCGAATTCGAAAATCTCATATTCGCCGGTCCAGACGTAACTGTACGGCGCTCGAGTGGATGCATTCTTGCCGACCCATTCGTTAAAGTCCGCCGAACAAATCGACAAACAATAATCGGGCACCAAGGGCGGGATCCGCATGGCGCTTTTGCCACCATATGACAACCCGTAAAAACCGATCCGCTGTGGGTCGACAAAGGGCAGCGTTTGCAGCCAATCGACGATCTGCTGGTGCTGGGGCACGATGATCGAAAACAGCGTTTTTTGGATCGGATTGGCTTTCCGCTGCAGCGTGCGAAAGTTGTGTTTGCCGATATACAGATTCTGCGGAGCAAACGTGATATAACCGCGCTCAGCCAGCTTGGCGGCAAAGTCGTGATACGCTCGATGATCGCCGGCGACAACATCTTGCGGTCGTCCTTCCAGGCCGTGTTGGCAGACCACCACCGGCCGCTTTTCGCCGGGCTTCAGGTCTTTGGGGATGCATAAAATTCCGTAAGCAAACACGTCCGGAAAAACATCCAGCATGACTTCGTAACCGGTCCACTTGTCCTCGTCGTAGGTCTTGCGAGATCGGGCGTTGAAGGGCAATGGTTGCAGGTCAAAGCGGCCTACAACTTCGTCACGGAAGTGCTCACGGAAGCGCTCCACGGACTCTTGGTACGCGGCCGTGGAGGACGTATCCAGTTTGTTGGAACCATCCGATTTGTCGCGGGAGGCGAGACCGATGTTCATAAATTCTTGCCGCACGTAGGGACTTTCGCTCAGCAACCACTGGTTGTGCTGGTCGATCTCCGTGACTTGCCGCGTTTGTCGTTGTTGCGTGTCCACACCCGCTCCGGTGGCTTGCACATCGTCATGGTTGGGAACCGCATCGAGCTTCAGCAGTTGTTGCAGCGTCGCTTCGGAAAGCAGAGCCCCGGTATCGGGATCGCTGGTCGTTACGGTTAGCGCTTGAAACGAGTCGTTGAGCACGATCTGGCGGACTCGTTTGATTTCGTGGCGGACGTCGCTTTCGGCCGGTGTGGCAAGCTCGCCGGGAGCGGCGGCGTTAGAAGAAATTTGGACGTCGGGGTGTTGCCCAATATGGATGATCAAATGGCGAGGCTGCATCATCGCCGCCAGTTCGGCATCCCCAAAGGCTTCGAGCAAGCCGAATACGTTTCGCGAAATCGGTTGTTGCCAGATGGTTTCACGCGGGGCAAAGTAGCCGCTGACGCAGGCCGTCTCGATGCGCGTGTCCAGTGCGGCGGCATATAACGCCAGCATCCCGCCTTCGCCGTATCCCATCACGGCCGTTGGGAGCGGCGTTGCGTTTTCACTTTCATTTTCGTTCGCGTCTTGCTCAAACCAGTCCACTCCCGCCAGGATCTTCTGCACTTCGTAGCCGATCAGATGATGCCCCAGTTCGAAGCCGCTGCGGTACAGGTATTCGCGATTGGTCAGGTCCGCTCGACCACCGCGACGATGCACGTCGCGGCTGATCAGCGTGGGCACCAAGACGCGGCAACCGGCTTCGGCCAGCCGACGAGCGAATTGGCTGGGGCTGGCGACGCCGTCTTGCAAGCCACACAGCATCTCCGGCGTTTGATCGGCGTCGGGGATCGCGATCACGTTGGCGATCGGGCGTCCGTCGGGGACCAGCAGCAAACCCTCGCCGTGGACGTTCCGAACGACCGGCCAACGCACGGCCAAGATTTTGTAGCCCGTGCCTTTGCCGACGACATGGGATCGCGACGTGGTAGCCAGCAGTTCGAGGCCTTCAAAAGGTATCCGGGCATCGCGCACGCCCAAGATGTGTGCTAGTCGCTTGCGATTCGGTTCGATGGAACGGTTGTAGGCATCGGGCGAAGAAAAATCACGGTGCCAATGTTCCTCGCGCTGTCCGGCCGCGCGCTGGATCTCGCGAAGCAGGAATTGGTCGGCGCCGGCAACCATCTGGGCCGCGATGTCGCCTTCGACGGAAAGCGGTTGCGTGCCCGGCAATTGTTCGGCCCGCAGCCCCGAGGCCGTCAACAGCAAACACGCTGCAACAACCATCCCTACCGGAACCAAATTTCGCCTCCGAACTTTCCGGACTTTGGATATGGAGGGGAATCCGAATCGATACCACATAACAGATCGCTCCGAGAGGAAGGCGGGGGAGGGGCGTAGGGCTGGGCTTTAAAGGTTAACCGCTGTGGAGGCGGTGCGGTGGTGAGGGAGGCGAGTTTTTAGACTATTGTATAGGGCTGCTCTTTTGTCTTTGCCCTAAACCGTGATCGCGATGCGGATTCGATGCCCGGAGTGCCAGCATGCCTTTCGCCTGACACAGGTCAAGCCGGGGCGGTATCGACCGCGCTGCAGTCAGTGTGGCAAGCCGTTTCTGCTGAATCTGTCGGCGGATCAGCCTCCGCGGGTCGAAATCACTCGGCTGCCCGACGACGCTTCGCCGGAAGCGACCGTCAACGCCAACGCCGCGTTGGCCGCTCAGCGGCTTGCCCAGCAGCGGGCCGCTGCCCAGCCCGAGCAGGCCCATTCGGAACAGGCACCACCGCATCCTTCACCACCGAATCCGGCCCCATCCGCCGATGGTTCGGCCGCGGATGCTTCGCTGCCGCTGCAGTTGGGTGGTTACCGCATCGTGCGGATGATCGGACGTGGGGCGATGGGAGCGGTCTATGAAGCGCGGCAGTTGTCGCTCGACCGCACCGTGGCGCTAAAAACGATCCTGACCCGGTGGGCCGACGAACCGGCTTCCCTGGCTCGCTTTACCCGCGAAGCCTACGCGGCGGCTCAGTTGACGCATCACAACGTCGTACAGATTTATGATTTTGGCAGCGAAGCGGGGAAGCATTACTTTTCGATGGAGTGGGTGCGGGGCGGGTCGCTGTCGGAGACGGTCCGCAAACAGGGGGCGTTGGAACCGCGTGTGGCGGCAGGCTATATCTTGCAGGCCGCTCGCGGTTTGCAGTTCGCGCATCGCAACGGGATGATTCATCGCGACGTTAAACCCGCCAATCTGCTGTTAAGCGAAGACGGGGTAGTCAAGGTCGCGGACCTGGGGCTGGTTAAGCTGCCCGATCAGAGCGATGCGGGTTTCGACAGCGAGGGCTCGATCGCGGCCAGCGGCTTCAGCGGCAGCATGACCGAAGTCACCCTGGCCGGCAGCACGGTGGGAACGCCGGCGTATATGCCTCCCGAACAGGCGCTCGATGCCGCCTCGGTCGATCATCGGGCCGACATCTATTCGTTGGGCTGCTCGCTATACCATCTGCTGGCCGGCAAACCACCGT from Roseimaritima ulvae includes these protein-coding regions:
- a CDS encoding ATP-binding protein; the protein is MIPSVDEFEKLGAFYLGRKYDLRAGKLLDELEMYDSKDLCTHAMCVGMTGSGKTGLCLSLLEEAAIDGIPAICLDPKGDLANLLLAFPDLDPGDFKPWLESGEAMRKGVTLDQLAGQTAKTWKQGLASWGQTPDRIRKYKQSAEFSIYTPGSNTGLQLSMLTSFDAPPAELLDDSDAMRERVTGATSGLLTLLGIDADPLRSPEHILVSSIFDHCWREGKNVSVGDLIGLIQSPPMQRVGVMDLDSFMSPSDRSKLAMQLNNLLASPAFSSWLDGEPLSIQRLLYTPEGKPRVTILSIAHLSDSERMFFVTILLNELVAWMRTQSGTSSLRALFYMDEVFGYFPPVAKPPSKPPMLTLLKQARAFGLGVMLATQNPVDLDYKGLSNIGTWFLGRLQTERDKARVLDGLEGAAIQTGQPFNKAQMEQLLAALGKRVFLMNNVHDQGPSVFQTRWAMSYLAGPLARDQINTLMADRKAAAGAHSAAEPESGVSTNNLEPSRPLVPAGIEERFIVPTLAIKQDTKLVYRPALLGLGTMHFIRVSADLDRWVDGQRLLRCGSGVPEDLWEHSETVSGDIEFEDQADEAFAFYPLPDDMCNAANYKTWTKQLKDYFYRHHAMTLYKSPLLSEYAPPGTSEGEARISLRQAAHEARDRETEKLRSRYAKKLAAVEKRIRTAEARVSREKDQFKQASVSSGISFVSTLFNAFMGNKISRRTSTTVRGATRAAQQHGDIARAEKALAELHADYADLDNELRTEIEALGEKFDVQNLELDTTVVAPRKSDLKTQTVELVWTPWQIDSHGMAERLY
- a CDS encoding alpha/beta hydrolase, yielding MRIFTPTTLACWGGTGLLWLILAADWATVSAAEPASAVVQHDITYAQADGESLRCDIYQPADDGGDSVPVVLIIHGGAWRAGDKWMSVAYAEDLAKRGIAAVAINYRLAPEHPFPAQVDDVREALIWIAEHARQYGWDRQRIGVFGYSAGAHLACMMGTLADESAATQRAASDWPASDPRWKNIPSIQAVAAGGAPCEFRTLPKHNSALAYFLGGTRAEHPATYHAASPTAHGSAGDVPTLFFHGSGDLIVPLASARSLFEKQCSAGVCSEFLTIDGQGHLMTYIHERSRRAVMGFMEHHLGR
- a CDS encoding CPBP family intramembrane glutamic endopeptidase; translation: MTDIGVGMIFAFVLSLCAGGLVAWGWTLHRLWHRLPLYVPEARLPANWGFPEVLLCLGVYILLTAMAGVALRQAGFDLGLGESVTEVATVDPGSVSETETETGTEIETGTEDEQEQQGEVESEAEDNDQEGETAAVPDSNPQRMGLLIAVDGVARVLTIVLVLALLFFQDDQIVRRFGWLPRWRDIALGLVASCMLLPLVFGIQAALAQLVPYEHAVLNIIRESPPVWVLCAMAFTSTMVAPLVEEFFFRGVLQGWFQRLAAPSPMPVDTPATPQPDWVESEQIAAWPWWPIFLSSLLFALVHIGQGAAPIALFFLALGLGYLYRITGRLWASITVHFVLNSISTLMTVLSS
- the pgsA gene encoding CDP-diacylglycerol--glycerol-3-phosphate 3-phosphatidyltransferase; the encoded protein is MTTAPATATASPWNVPNLLTSIRLVLAIAVIALIAMHWYGWAFIAFVVAASTDWVDGFYARRYGQVTKLGRIFDPFVDKIVICGAFIALVEIAGSGIAAWMAIVVVARELLVTSLRGLIEGGGGDFSASQLGKWKMVLQCVAVGAVLLCLMQTEPADWLQWLRLGSIWGAVALTVYSGFDYVVAAARIMNTDQSAQ
- the rimO gene encoding 30S ribosomal protein S12 methylthiotransferase RimO gives rise to the protein MQLPIVTDTQAPSPAPQDATDGARGNYAVISLGCPKNLVDTEQMLGHLNQDGYRMIADTEGADFVVINTCGFIDSARAESLGAIDEMLELKRDGKIRGVIVTGCLAERQRDDLLTARPDIDALVGVFGRDEIVAVADRLSGGISEQRTVFRPAPVRALPDSHRVAVTPRHFAYLKISEGCDRLCTFCAIPKMRGKHASKPMETIVEEARRLADSGVREMVVVAQDTTYYGMDLYGRPQLTELLEQLDKVDGLDWIRLMYFYPMYIDDRLIDTIASADKILPYIDIPLQHGSDGMLKRMARRVNRQGMGDILGRLREKIDNLVLRTTFITGFPGETDADFAQLAEFVEQQRFEHLGVFTYSIEEGTPAAKLPNRVDPRIAAERREQLMAIQQPIAFKWNQKRVGSVEDVLIDSPLPEQPGVWLGRTYSDAPDIDGLVYITEDPDQPLAAGQMVPCELVASQGYDLVAVPLAPAS
- the ligA gene encoding NAD-dependent DNA ligase LigA; translated protein: MTSSTAAQRVQDLREQIRTHDRLYYVEAQPQITDLEYDRLLAELKQLETEHPELASPDSPTRRVGDAPVPHLEQVAHRLPMLSIDNTYSLEELAAYFERAAKLLPDETIEWVMEYKIDGVAASIIYEDGLLVRALTRGNGKVGDDITHNIRTVGGVPLRLSGDQVPTVLEVRGEVYMTNDDLVELNLRQAAAGLPAYKNTRNVTAGTIRLLDSRIAAERRLRFFCHGVGYAEGLQATDHVSFLHEVGLLGLPPTPNVRRLANSAEAMQAAQSLEEDMPTIDFEVDGIVFKVNNFVQREALGSTSKSPRWLIAYKRERYEATTVLERIEVQVGKTGAITPVAYLQPVDIADTTVSRASLHNADEIERLDVREGDTVVVEKAGKIIPKVVRVEKHLRDQPLQPFVFPTACPECNTTLQRDEGGVAIRCPNPSCPAQLRQRIAFFASRTGMDIDGLGEKLIDQLVSKGIVRHYHDLYGMQAEEFIAHLDKVKTRKASSLVNAIEATRDRGLARVLTAVAIRHVGPRAAYRLTQAYPSLEALREASEEQLAAIDEVGPVIAKSVRDYLHSDYGRATLDGLQQAGVRMTEEVADTSDLPLQGKTFVVTGTLQRYKRDEIKQRIEALGGRASGSVSSNTDYLIAGAKAGSKKAKAEKLNVPVIDEDQFDELCQ